From Shewanella psychrophila, a single genomic window includes:
- a CDS encoding Ig-like domain-containing protein, with protein MKLDLKYPWFLLLTRWVSRFFSPLFSGKHNLFKFISKLVSKGHDDATYLSSFLLLITCLLTVQQAKATENETGYLLVDIPETELIVIDPAVHDPHMLYQALNAKFTQHLGLKNKTEIVFLRPELEPLQQIRNAIKITPNLSQVSIVSHASNGALFLSGKWIDKDYINQHEPMMNEIGASLKQGADLKLYGCNLASGVSGKSFINRVAELTQLDVAASTDTTGGVKQGHNWELEYQVGNIDSRSLFSEALPTSYSSTLNHFRYGTMAVEPIAGESGKVRLKVQIGYTLDHYIMTKLVNSSVGTVNCEMNYLAGFSWGDGQGQSNICVQLLSKDSATNDSLVEIVSQGANGYEPGIVHQYQADGDYTLSWNSYARSPARSQDNSYWRGELTTSVVNGEVTNASPVTAVSALVYVRDDHLFTMQVSGVDQDGDEIRYRWGEKREFYSGSSNAQVSIPTGMQLSSEGLITWDLAADLANGDLVTYTDHANPSTVTSNRWQAAIVLEDLDINGAVKSKAPLDFVFIISDPDNASPGFNPGPEITATQYIQLHQTTTFTISATDVDENGDPDVPILSVLNPPSTDPAIWSTSIISQDPVTGTSVIEVIFTPSDEMLGKAYAVIFSAKDSNGITSEASVNLVIVNEAPIAQDDTAFTQQGQTVIIDVLANDSDPDGDPLTITQFNAPNGTVVLNGDNTISYTPNANFSGLDTVSYVISDGIGSVAGANILVTVNGNPVAVDDLFSINEDTSSVLDVLGNDSEPDGNALNMTLTTPSHGLLSLVNNTVTYTPDAQFYGTDLFSYTINDGIGGSDTANVTVTVLSVNDLPVASNDSAELDEDQSISISVLTNDSDPENDPLVVTSHQSLHGSTTVNGDQSLTYAPALNYFGQDQITYSISDGNGGESTATVAITVRPVNDAPIAVNDSATLDEDMSVTVPVLANDSDIDGDILTVTVQPAVNGVASVTALGLVQYTPNANFNGADNLTYTIEDGNGGSASAVLSISVSGVNDQPVAMNDAASLDEDTSVTVLVLANDSDLDNDLLVVTAQSPANGDVTVGLDGSISYTPMQDFNGVDSLTYSIDDGHGGTAQAQLTITVNAVNDQPVAVDDYANVAEDGSVTFSVLSNDSDVDNDGLTVALNTASHGSTVNHYDGSVSYTPDANFNGSDSVQYSVSDGQGGEAQAVIYLNVTAVNDAPVAEADFISMEEDTLLQFDLLLNDTDVEFALNPASTVLIDLPLHMETSVENGVVTLTPNADFYGSDSLTYRVSDGDGAVSNIVSVTIVVAAVNDAPRPEPDFFSVDEDVSSDIDILANDIDIDDADESSLDIHSVAFVQAPLHGQLAYVGGVLSYQSDTNYVGPDSFSYTVADTLGAVSLAALVTINVQGINDAPVAVSDSLTADEDQSISFNVTANDTDIDSQIVPESVNLFSAPTHGVVSISGTGEVTYTPNADYFGYDSFSYTVKDSDDAVSLPGNVSVSIASINDAPRLQDDIAQLMEDGVNDINVLGNDTDIDGELIIDSLMVTVMPEHGVVSVLPGGLLRYAPDENYYGSDNFSYLIKDNDGVGSAANVQIGIDSINDHPLAQDDGAVLDEDSQITLDILANDTDLDGVLDVSSVVITSSPTSGTLEVNADGSVRYTPDANFNGSDSFSYRVSDDEAGVSESALVNIQVTSVNDGPDAQDDSMSLDEDSSLTYAVLDNDTDIENHPLTVSIAQPSHGQASVEANGSITYVPDADFNGSDTMIYTIDDGHGGQDSALLSVTVNGVNDAPVAVNDSATLDEDMSVTVPVLANDSDIDGDTLTVTVQPAVNGVASVTALGLVKYTPNANFNGFDNLTYTIEDGNGGSASAVLSISVSGVNDQPVAMNDAASLDEDTSVTVLVLANDSDLDNDLLVVTAQSPANGDVTVGLDGSISYTPMQDFNGVDSLTYSIDDGHGGTVQAQLTITVNAVNDQPVAVDDYANVAEDGSVTFSVLSNDSDVDNDGLTVTLSSASYGSSVNHYDGTVTYTPDANFNGSDSVQYSVNDGQGGEAQAVVYLNVTAVNDAPVAETDLISMMEDTSLKFDLLLNDTDVEFALNPASAVLVDLPLQMSASVENGVVTLTPNADFNGSDSLTYRVSDGDGAVSNIVSVTIVVSAVNDAPRPEPDFASVEEDIILDIAVLVNDVDIDDSGESSLDIHSVVIVQTALHGQLTNIDGVLSYYPDSNYVGPDSFSYTVADIEGAVSQVTLVTLNVQGINDAPVAVTDSATLDEDGSIKLTVTANDTDFDSVIDSDSVVLFSAPTHGVVSIYETGEVTYTPNADYFGDDSFSYTIKDSEGAVSLPGNVNVSITSVNDAPRLQDDVAELVEDGVNDINVLGNDSDVDGDLVVASLVVTLMPEYGTVSVLPSGLLRYTPEDNYYGPDSFSYLIKDNDGASSEANVEISIDSINDKPLAQDDDAVLEEDSAVTINILANDSDLDGVLDVSSVVITSAPSSGTLEINADGSLGYTPDTNFNGSDSFRYQVSDDEGESSDAASVSLEIAPVNDTPEISGSSPETLVEGDDYLFTPISSDVDNDTLLFTITGSPTWASFDPLTGTLSGTPDYDDVGSYGPIVIYASDGNLEVVLDPFYIDVEVLDSDGDGIPDTIELELGLDPFDATDAGQDADGDGLSNFDEWQAGSNLYVDDVAPELVIPDDIWIDATGLFTSVSVGQAQAYDYVDGVRQPCCENLSHSLVSDEPLLKPGSYQVLWTAIDAAGNMSEQLQNIFVRPLISLPQDQIVSQGNRVSVSFHLNGLSPQYPLTVAYNIAGSAIEGLHHDLSSGVVVFEPGQIVATLEFSTFDIEQDEVVSIHLDDLFNLGSKKEHYVTITLDNLAPEIQLSSYQFDEKRTWLAQVDGTVEIKANYTDPNSLNSHTLDWSLTDSELKEVQLVEGQGVIQKVSQPGVSGAKLAAWLFDPSGLVEGIYTVRVTVTDDGEPNLSHFNELRVRVSEHLPVLTSLDSDGDGISDIDEGLGDTDGDGIPDYLDPISAGNVLPERIANTESYLVECESGIDCRLGQYAMSGVYLGAQVAGSDIQDNLQGIAPGGFVDVGGVFNIEAMELSEHNQVVNIVIPQRNPVPEHPGYRHFIHDKGWFTFEINGDNQLMSAPGAAGYCPPPGSDEYSEGLNQGDWCLQLVIQDGGANDADEMANGAVNITGCLIQEEPEPATPETDTSVEVEILTEGGGASSGGSMQTITLYLLIVVGFFRNKTLRTILLLNKQRLSHKYKHLQSLAYFPLFFLVSVSVSVSVFSRNAIAVDVDNESGNDELVGWFVSGLYGQSQTSEGASDINALLADAGLTAEVIELDTSTTGWKLGVGYAFTANWSATLEYVDLGEVSVRIKGATDNPQAFYATASQFYPSSAKGVGLNLGYRYQFAGDFSVLLHGGLLSWRSDYTSYDIDTKKVATSEQDGNSFYGGLGLEYALSKNIRLSVQWSHVELDDTNRDLLGAGMQYLF; from the coding sequence ATGAAACTTGATCTCAAATATCCATGGTTCCTCCTGCTAACTAGATGGGTTAGCAGATTTTTCTCGCCATTATTTTCAGGCAAACATAATCTCTTTAAGTTTATTTCTAAACTTGTTTCTAAAGGACATGATGATGCCACTTATTTGAGTAGCTTTCTGCTACTTATTACTTGTCTTTTGACTGTGCAACAGGCAAAAGCGACGGAAAATGAAACTGGGTATTTATTAGTTGATATCCCTGAGACTGAGCTGATAGTCATAGATCCCGCAGTTCATGACCCTCACATGCTTTATCAAGCCCTAAATGCCAAATTTACCCAGCATTTAGGTTTGAAAAATAAAACTGAAATTGTCTTCCTTAGGCCTGAACTTGAGCCCTTACAGCAGATAAGAAACGCGATTAAAATTACGCCTAATTTATCTCAAGTATCTATTGTTTCCCATGCGTCTAATGGTGCGCTCTTCCTGTCGGGAAAATGGATCGATAAGGATTATATAAATCAGCATGAACCTATGATGAATGAGATTGGTGCTAGCCTGAAACAGGGAGCCGATCTCAAACTATATGGCTGTAATTTAGCGTCAGGTGTATCGGGTAAAAGCTTTATAAACAGAGTGGCGGAGTTAACTCAGCTGGATGTCGCAGCCTCTACAGATACGACTGGGGGAGTTAAACAAGGTCACAACTGGGAGCTGGAGTATCAGGTGGGAAACATAGATTCTCGCTCTTTATTTTCTGAAGCGCTTCCAACTTCCTACTCCTCCACACTGAATCACTTTCGTTACGGTACCATGGCGGTCGAGCCTATAGCGGGGGAGAGTGGTAAGGTTCGCCTCAAGGTGCAGATTGGCTACACTTTAGATCACTACATCATGACTAAGTTGGTTAACTCCTCAGTAGGCACAGTAAACTGTGAGATGAATTATCTGGCTGGTTTCTCATGGGGAGACGGCCAAGGCCAAAGCAACATTTGTGTACAACTACTGTCAAAAGACAGTGCCACTAATGATTCGTTAGTTGAAATTGTCAGCCAAGGTGCTAATGGCTATGAGCCAGGCATAGTGCATCAATATCAGGCTGATGGTGATTACACTCTGTCCTGGAATTCTTATGCCAGAAGTCCAGCTAGAAGTCAGGATAACTCTTATTGGCGCGGTGAACTCACCACCTCAGTCGTTAATGGTGAGGTTACCAATGCATCTCCCGTGACGGCTGTTTCGGCGTTAGTTTATGTTCGAGACGATCACTTGTTCACTATGCAAGTCTCTGGAGTAGATCAAGATGGCGATGAAATTAGGTATCGCTGGGGGGAAAAAAGAGAATTTTATTCAGGCAGCAGTAATGCACAGGTAAGTATACCGACGGGAATGCAGCTCTCTTCTGAAGGTTTAATTACCTGGGATCTAGCTGCGGATCTGGCAAATGGCGATCTTGTTACCTATACGGATCATGCTAATCCGAGCACAGTAACGAGTAACCGTTGGCAGGCTGCCATAGTCTTGGAAGATCTGGACATTAATGGCGCGGTAAAATCCAAGGCGCCACTGGATTTTGTGTTTATCATCAGCGATCCCGATAATGCTTCACCAGGTTTCAATCCTGGCCCTGAGATCACCGCAACACAATATATCCAGCTACATCAAACAACCACCTTTACAATTTCGGCCACCGATGTCGATGAGAATGGCGATCCTGATGTGCCAATACTCAGTGTATTAAATCCACCGTCGACGGATCCGGCAATATGGAGCACTAGCATAATAAGCCAAGATCCTGTAACCGGGACAAGCGTAATTGAGGTGATCTTTACGCCCTCCGATGAGATGTTAGGTAAGGCCTATGCGGTGATTTTTAGTGCCAAAGATAGCAATGGCATCACCTCCGAGGCTTCAGTTAACTTAGTTATCGTCAATGAGGCTCCAATTGCTCAAGATGATACGGCATTTACCCAGCAAGGGCAGACGGTGATAATCGATGTGTTGGCGAATGATTCAGATCCCGATGGCGATCCGTTAACCATTACCCAATTTAATGCTCCTAATGGCACTGTAGTGCTCAATGGTGACAACACCATCTCTTATACACCGAACGCAAACTTTAGTGGGTTAGACACTGTTTCTTATGTAATTTCTGATGGGATTGGTTCAGTTGCTGGTGCCAATATTTTAGTGACTGTCAATGGTAATCCTGTTGCAGTAGATGACCTTTTCAGCATAAATGAAGATACAAGTTCAGTGCTGGATGTGCTGGGTAACGACAGTGAGCCTGACGGTAACGCGTTAAATATGACACTCACAACTCCAAGCCATGGACTGCTAAGCCTGGTTAATAATACAGTGACCTATACACCCGATGCGCAGTTTTATGGCACAGATTTATTTAGCTATACCATTAATGATGGGATCGGTGGCAGCGATACCGCCAATGTTACTGTGACGGTATTGAGCGTTAATGATCTGCCTGTCGCGAGTAATGACTCTGCTGAACTAGATGAAGATCAGAGCATTTCAATTTCCGTGCTGACAAATGATAGCGATCCAGAAAACGACCCACTGGTTGTGACCTCCCATCAATCTCTTCATGGGAGCACAACAGTCAATGGAGACCAGAGCCTAACTTACGCCCCTGCATTAAATTACTTCGGCCAAGATCAGATCACTTACAGTATTAGTGATGGTAATGGCGGCGAGTCAACGGCTACCGTGGCTATCACGGTCAGACCCGTCAATGATGCTCCTATAGCTGTCAATGACAGTGCGACTCTCGATGAAGACATGAGTGTTACAGTCCCCGTGCTAGCTAACGACAGCGATATTGATGGCGATATCCTGACGGTAACCGTGCAACCTGCCGTCAATGGCGTGGCATCAGTGACGGCGCTAGGTCTGGTCCAGTACACACCGAATGCGAATTTCAATGGGGCTGATAATCTCACTTACACCATAGAGGATGGTAATGGCGGTAGTGCCAGTGCCGTACTCTCTATTTCGGTGAGCGGTGTTAATGATCAACCTGTTGCGATGAATGATGCGGCGAGCCTGGATGAAGACACCAGTGTGACGGTACTGGTGCTGGCAAATGACAGCGATCTGGATAATGACTTATTGGTGGTGACGGCACAATCACCGGCTAATGGAGATGTCACCGTTGGGCTAGATGGCAGTATTAGTTACACGCCAATGCAGGACTTCAATGGTGTTGACAGTCTGACTTATTCAATCGATGACGGTCATGGAGGCACGGCTCAGGCGCAGTTAACTATCACGGTTAATGCCGTCAACGATCAGCCTGTGGCGGTGGATGATTATGCCAATGTCGCCGAGGATGGTTCTGTGACTTTCTCTGTGCTGAGTAACGACAGTGATGTGGATAATGATGGGTTAACAGTGGCCCTAAACACCGCCAGTCATGGTAGCACAGTCAATCATTATGACGGCAGTGTTAGCTACACGCCGGATGCCAATTTCAATGGCAGCGATAGTGTGCAATACAGCGTGAGTGACGGCCAAGGCGGTGAAGCTCAGGCGGTAATTTACCTCAATGTTACTGCGGTCAACGATGCTCCCGTGGCCGAGGCTGACTTTATCAGCATGGAGGAAGATACGTTACTTCAGTTTGACTTGTTGCTCAATGACACTGATGTCGAGTTTGCCCTCAATCCTGCGAGTACTGTGTTGATTGACCTGCCACTGCATATGGAGACCAGTGTGGAAAATGGTGTGGTGACCTTAACCCCCAATGCTGACTTTTACGGTAGCGATAGCCTGACTTATCGAGTGTCAGATGGTGACGGTGCAGTGTCTAACATAGTGTCAGTGACGATAGTGGTGGCGGCGGTGAATGATGCACCTAGACCAGAGCCCGATTTTTTCAGTGTTGATGAAGATGTGAGCTCAGATATCGACATCTTGGCCAATGATATAGATATCGATGATGCTGACGAGTCCTCTCTGGATATTCATTCCGTGGCATTCGTACAGGCACCACTTCATGGTCAACTAGCTTATGTGGGAGGAGTGTTAAGTTACCAGTCCGATACTAACTATGTTGGCCCGGACAGTTTCAGCTATACCGTGGCGGACACACTGGGGGCAGTGAGTCTGGCCGCTCTGGTTACTATAAATGTGCAAGGCATCAATGACGCGCCTGTAGCCGTGAGCGATAGCCTGACAGCTGACGAAGACCAAAGTATAAGCTTCAATGTGACGGCGAATGACACCGACATAGACTCACAGATAGTGCCTGAGTCAGTGAATTTATTTAGCGCACCAACTCATGGCGTGGTGAGTATTTCAGGAACGGGAGAGGTCACTTACACGCCAAATGCCGATTATTTTGGCTATGATAGCTTCAGCTACACGGTCAAGGACAGTGACGATGCAGTGTCCTTGCCGGGCAATGTGAGTGTGAGTATTGCTTCTATCAACGATGCCCCCAGGCTGCAGGATGATATCGCTCAACTTATGGAAGATGGCGTCAATGACATCAATGTGCTGGGTAACGACACAGATATTGATGGTGAGTTAATCATAGATAGCCTGATGGTGACGGTTATGCCGGAGCATGGCGTTGTCTCAGTACTGCCGGGAGGATTGTTAAGATACGCTCCTGATGAAAACTATTATGGTTCAGATAATTTTAGTTATCTCATTAAGGACAATGACGGTGTCGGCAGCGCAGCGAATGTTCAGATCGGTATCGATAGCATCAACGATCATCCCTTGGCCCAAGATGATGGGGCTGTGTTGGATGAAGATAGCCAGATCACACTCGATATTTTGGCGAATGATACTGACTTAGATGGAGTGTTGGATGTAAGCAGTGTGGTGATCACTAGTTCGCCTACTTCAGGAACTCTGGAAGTTAATGCCGATGGCAGCGTGCGTTACACGCCGGATGCTAATTTCAATGGTAGCGATAGCTTCAGTTATCGAGTCAGTGATGATGAAGCCGGTGTATCAGAATCTGCTCTCGTTAATATTCAAGTCACATCGGTTAATGATGGGCCTGACGCTCAAGATGACTCTATGTCACTGGATGAGGATTCTAGCCTCACTTATGCAGTGCTTGATAACGACACTGATATTGAAAACCATCCTTTAACTGTTTCAATCGCTCAGCCGAGTCATGGCCAAGCCAGCGTCGAGGCTAATGGCAGTATCACCTATGTGCCGGATGCTGATTTCAATGGCAGTGATACCATGATCTACACCATAGACGATGGCCATGGTGGCCAAGATTCTGCGCTCTTGAGTGTGACGGTAAATGGCGTCAATGATGCCCCTGTGGCAGTTAATGACAGTGCGACTCTCGATGAAGACATGAGTGTTACAGTCCCCGTGCTAGCTAACGACAGTGATATTGATGGCGATACCTTGACGGTAACCGTGCAACCTGCCGTCAATGGTGTGGCATCTGTGACTGCGCTAGGTCTGGTCAAGTACACGCCGAATGCGAATTTCAATGGGTTTGATAATCTGACTTACACCATAGAGGATGGTAATGGCGGTAGTGCCAGTGCCGTACTCTCTATTTCGGTGAGCGGTGTTAATGATCAACCTGTTGCGATGAATGATGCGGCGAGCCTGGATGAAGACACCAGTGTGACGGTACTGGTGCTGGCAAATGACAGCGATCTGGATAATGACTTATTGGTGGTGACGGCACAATCACCGGCTAATGGAGATGTCACCGTTGGGCTAGATGGCAGTATTAGTTACACGCCAATGCAGGACTTCAATGGTGTTGACAGTCTGACTTATTCAATCGATGACGGTCATGGAGGCACGGTTCAGGCGCAGTTAACTATCACGGTTAATGCCGTCAACGATCAGCCTGTGGCGGTGGATGATTATGCCAATGTCGCCGAGGATGGCTCTGTGACTTTCTCTGTGCTGAGTAACGACAGTGATGTGGATAATGATGGATTAACTGTTACTTTAAGTAGCGCCAGTTATGGCAGCTCAGTCAATCACTATGACGGCACCGTCACCTATACGCCGGATGCTAATTTCAATGGCAGTGATAGTGTTCAATATAGCGTAAATGACGGCCAAGGCGGTGAAGCTCAGGCGGTCGTTTATCTCAATGTTACAGCAGTTAATGATGCACCTGTTGCCGAGACTGATCTTATCAGCATGATGGAGGATACATCACTTAAGTTTGACTTGCTGCTTAATGATACCGACGTCGAGTTTGCCCTCAACCCCGCGAGTGCAGTGCTGGTTGACCTACCACTGCAGATGAGTGCCAGTGTGGAAAATGGTGTAGTGACCTTAACCCCCAATGCAGATTTCAATGGCAGCGATAGCCTGACTTATCGAGTGTCCGATGGCGATGGCGCCGTGTCTAACATAGTTTCAGTAACCATAGTGGTGAGTGCAGTGAACGATGCGCCGCGACCTGAGCCAGATTTTGCCAGTGTCGAGGAAGATATCATTCTCGACATTGCTGTGCTGGTCAATGACGTTGACATCGATGATAGCGGTGAATCATCACTGGATATTCATTCCGTGGTGATAGTGCAAACGGCGCTCCATGGTCAGTTAACCAATATTGACGGTGTCTTAAGTTACTATCCAGATAGTAATTATGTCGGCCCTGATAGTTTTAGCTATACCGTGGCAGATATTGAAGGTGCAGTGAGCCAGGTGACTCTGGTTACCTTAAATGTACAGGGCATCAATGATGCACCGGTCGCAGTAACAGATAGTGCAACACTTGATGAAGATGGAAGCATCAAATTGACGGTGACGGCTAATGACACGGATTTTGACTCAGTCATCGATTCGGATTCTGTGGTGTTATTCAGTGCACCGACTCATGGTGTAGTGAGTATCTATGAAACGGGTGAGGTGACCTATACGCCAAACGCCGACTACTTTGGTGATGATAGCTTTAGCTACACGATTAAAGACAGTGAAGGCGCAGTCTCTTTACCGGGTAATGTGAATGTGAGTATTACATCTGTCAATGACGCACCGAGGCTGCAAGATGATGTTGCTGAGCTGGTTGAAGATGGGGTTAATGATATCAATGTGCTGGGTAATGATAGTGATGTTGATGGTGATCTTGTCGTAGCAAGCCTAGTAGTGACCCTAATGCCGGAGTACGGTACGGTCTCGGTGTTACCCAGTGGACTGCTGAGATATACGCCGGAAGATAATTATTATGGGCCAGACAGTTTTAGCTATTTGATTAAAGATAATGATGGCGCGAGTAGTGAAGCTAATGTTGAGATAAGCATAGATAGCATCAATGATAAGCCCCTGGCTCAAGACGATGATGCTGTGTTAGAGGAAGACAGTGCTGTGACAATCAATATCTTGGCTAATGATTCGGATCTGGATGGCGTTCTGGATGTCAGTAGCGTGGTTATAACAAGTGCGCCAAGTTCAGGAACGTTGGAGATCAATGCTGATGGCAGCTTGGGCTATACACCGGATACTAATTTCAATGGTAGTGATAGTTTCCGTTATCAAGTCAGTGATGATGAGGGTGAGAGCTCTGATGCCGCATCAGTTAGTTTGGAGATTGCCCCTGTTAATGATACTCCTGAGATTTCGGGGAGTTCACCTGAAACGCTTGTCGAAGGTGATGATTATCTATTTACGCCTATTAGTTCAGATGTAGATAATGATACTTTGCTTTTCACCATTACCGGGTCCCCCACATGGGCAAGTTTTGATCCGCTCACGGGGACCTTGAGCGGGACTCCAGATTATGACGATGTTGGTAGTTACGGCCCCATTGTTATCTATGCTTCGGATGGCAACCTAGAGGTTGTGTTAGATCCTTTTTATATTGATGTCGAGGTGCTTGATTCTGATGGTGATGGGATCCCCGATACTATCGAACTTGAGTTAGGTTTAGACCCATTTGATGCCACAGATGCCGGGCAAGATGCCGATGGAGATGGTTTGAGTAATTTTGATGAGTGGCAGGCCGGAAGTAATCTCTATGTGGATGATGTCGCGCCTGAACTCGTTATTCCCGATGATATCTGGATAGATGCTACTGGGTTATTTACGAGTGTGAGCGTAGGACAAGCTCAAGCTTATGATTATGTCGATGGTGTAAGGCAGCCTTGCTGTGAAAATCTAAGTCACAGTCTGGTAAGTGATGAGCCTCTGCTTAAACCTGGCAGTTATCAAGTGTTGTGGACGGCAATTGATGCCGCCGGAAATATGAGTGAGCAGCTACAGAATATCTTTGTTCGTCCGTTAATCTCTTTACCTCAAGATCAAATCGTTAGTCAGGGTAATAGAGTTTCTGTTTCATTCCATCTCAATGGGCTCTCTCCTCAATACCCTCTAACGGTTGCTTACAACATTGCCGGAAGTGCAATTGAGGGACTACATCATGATCTGAGTAGTGGAGTGGTGGTATTTGAACCGGGGCAAATTGTAGCGACATTAGAGTTTAGTACTTTTGATATTGAACAGGACGAGGTGGTATCTATCCATCTGGATGATCTATTCAACTTGGGGAGTAAGAAAGAACACTATGTCACGATTACCTTAGATAATCTGGCACCTGAGATACAACTTTCCTCTTACCAATTTGACGAGAAGCGAACTTGGTTGGCACAAGTTGATGGTACCGTTGAAATTAAGGCTAATTATACTGACCCCAATAGCCTAAATAGCCATACATTGGATTGGAGTTTGACGGACAGTGAACTTAAGGAGGTTCAACTAGTTGAAGGGCAAGGTGTTATACAAAAAGTCTCTCAACCAGGAGTTAGTGGGGCTAAGTTAGCGGCTTGGTTGTTCGATCCCAGTGGATTAGTTGAGGGGATTTATACGGTGAGGGTCACAGTTACAGATGATGGTGAGCCTAATTTGAGCCATTTCAATGAGCTTAGAGTGCGAGTCTCTGAGCACTTACCTGTATTGACTTCACTGGACTCTGATGGAGATGGTATTTCAGATATTGACGAGGGATTAGGTGACACTGATGGCGACGGTATCCCCGATTACTTAGATCCTATCAGCGCAGGAAATGTGTTACCTGAAAGAATCGCCAATACCGAATCCTATTTGGTGGAGTGTGAATCTGGTATCGATTGTCGTTTAGGTCAATATGCCATGTCGGGAGTTTACTTAGGGGCACAAGTGGCTGGCTCTGATATTCAAGATAACTTACAAGGTATAGCGCCCGGGGGCTTCGTCGATGTTGGTGGTGTGTTTAATATTGAAGCGATGGAACTGTCCGAACATAATCAAGTCGTGAATATTGTAATTCCACAGCGAAATCCAGTGCCTGAGCATCCTGGCTATCGTCATTTTATTCATGATAAAGGTTGGTTTACTTTTGAAATCAATGGAGATAACCAGCTTATGTCTGCACCTGGGGCTGCTGGGTATTGTCCACCGCCGGGGTCGGATGAGTATTCAGAGGGGCTTAATCAAGGCGATTGGTGTTTACAGCTAGTGATTCAGGATGGTGGTGCTAATGACGCCGATGAAATGGCTAATGGTGCAGTTAATATCACAGGCTGCTTGATCCAAGAGGAGCCAGAGCCTGCAACTCCAGAAACTGATACGAGTGTTGAAGTAGAAATTCTAACTGAGGGGGGCGGAGCCTCATCTGGAGGAAGTATGCAAACCATTACCCTGTATTTATTGATAGTCGTCGGCTTCTTTAGAAATAAAACCTTGAGAACAATATTGCTACTTAATAAACAGCGTTTGAGTCACAAGTATAAGCATTTGCAATCATTAGCCTATTTTCCCCTGTTCTTTTTAGTCTCAGTCTCAGTCTCAGTCTCAGTATTTTCTCGAAATGCCATAGCCGTAGACGTAGACAATGAATCTGGGAATGATGAGCTGGTGGGGTGGTTTGTATCTGGTCTATATGGACAGTCTCAAACATCTGAAGGGGCAAGTGATATTAATGCTTTACTTGCAGATGCTGGGTTGACTGCTGAAGTGATTGAATTAGATACCTCTACTACAGGTTGGAAGCTAGGCGTAGGTTATGCTTTTACCGCTAATTGGTCAGCAACATTGGAGTATGTCGATTTAGGTGAAGTGAGTGTCAGAATTAAAGGTGCAACGGATAACCCACAAGCATTTTATGCCACGGCGAGTCAGTTTTACCCTAGCTCGGCAAAGGGAGTAGGGCTTAATTTAGGTTATAGGTACCAATTTGCCGGTGACTTTAGTGTGTTGTTACACGGGGGACTGCTTAGCTGGCGATCAGATTATACTTCTTATGATATTGATACTAAGAAGGTTGCAACAAGCGAACAGGATGGAAATTCTTTCTATGGAGGACTAGGTTTAGAGTATGCATTATCTAAAAATATTCGCTTATCAGTGCAATGGAGCCATGTTGAACTAGATGATACTAACCGCGATTTGCTCGGTGCTGGCATGCAATATCTATTTTAG